A stretch of the Massilia varians genome encodes the following:
- a CDS encoding carotenoid oxygenase family protein: protein MDRRRLIEAGLGLGALALLGKARADQATRRRFHAALAHDPALAVYADTVGSQAGDATLRGRLPADLQGSFYRNGPGRFELGGERYHHWFDGDGFAQRWSIGGGKVRHQGRFVETRRYLDETEAGHFLYPSFGTWVARRGFRDNDSLNAANTNLLPFNGRVYALWEGGSAIEVDPQTLATRGVKTWREDLRAMPFSAHPKCDPQGGMWNFGALPGAGRIALYQIGADGQLLRSALIDVPGQAMVHDFAVSARHLVFLVPPYDLKPGKDMSFAERHAWAGSGPDARPLRAVVVAKDGLTVRGVFELPPRMVFHFGNAWEDGACTRFDAVLHEGDVLGELGRLMAGARQTRSRSEAVQVCLDHASGQARVSRLFGASEFPRVAPQSVGSRHRKLVLLGGEARLDSVNLVDTDSGKVDAYRFGAGWQVEEHVLVPRRNARSETDGYLVGVAQDLRRGAGVLCVFDAARVGAGPLALARLPYRTPHCFHGNFLSA from the coding sequence ATGGACCGCCGCCGCTTGATCGAAGCCGGACTTGGCCTTGGTGCGCTCGCGTTGCTTGGGAAGGCGCGCGCCGACCAGGCAACCCGGCGCCGCTTCCACGCCGCCCTGGCACACGACCCGGCACTGGCCGTCTACGCGGACACCGTCGGCAGCCAGGCCGGCGACGCGACGCTCAGGGGACGCCTTCCCGCCGACCTGCAGGGCAGCTTCTACCGTAACGGCCCTGGCCGCTTCGAACTGGGCGGCGAGCGCTACCACCACTGGTTCGACGGCGACGGTTTTGCCCAGCGCTGGAGCATCGGCGGCGGCAAGGTCCGGCACCAGGGCCGCTTCGTCGAAACGCGGCGCTACCTGGACGAGACCGAGGCCGGGCACTTCCTCTATCCATCCTTCGGCACCTGGGTGGCGCGCCGCGGATTTCGCGACAACGACAGCCTGAATGCGGCCAACACCAACCTGCTGCCCTTCAACGGCCGCGTGTATGCGCTCTGGGAAGGCGGCTCGGCCATCGAAGTCGATCCGCAGACGCTGGCCACCCGGGGCGTCAAGACCTGGCGCGAAGACCTGCGCGCCATGCCCTTCTCGGCCCATCCGAAGTGCGATCCGCAGGGCGGCATGTGGAACTTCGGCGCCCTGCCCGGCGCTGGCCGGATCGCGCTCTACCAGATCGGCGCCGATGGCCAGCTGCTGCGCAGCGCGCTGATCGACGTCCCCGGGCAGGCCATGGTGCACGACTTCGCCGTCAGCGCCCGCCACCTCGTCTTCCTGGTCCCGCCTTACGACCTCAAACCCGGCAAGGACATGAGTTTCGCCGAGCGGCACGCCTGGGCCGGAAGCGGACCGGACGCGCGTCCGCTGCGCGCCGTGGTGGTGGCCAAGGACGGCCTCACGGTGCGCGGGGTATTCGAACTGCCGCCACGCATGGTGTTCCACTTCGGCAATGCCTGGGAAGACGGCGCCTGCACCCGCTTCGACGCGGTGCTGCACGAAGGCGACGTGCTGGGCGAACTCGGCAGGCTGATGGCCGGCGCACGCCAGACCCGCTCGCGCAGCGAAGCGGTACAGGTCTGCCTCGACCATGCGTCCGGCCAGGCCCGCGTCAGCCGCCTGTTCGGCGCCAGCGAATTTCCGCGCGTGGCGCCGCAGTCGGTGGGAAGCCGCCACCGCAAGCTGGTGCTGCTGGGTGGCGAGGCGCGGCTAGACTCGGTGAACCTGGTCGATACCGATAGCGGCAAGGTGGATGCCTACCGCTTTGGCGCCGGCTGGCAGGTCGAGGAACACGTGCTGGTGCCGCGCCGCAATGCGCGCTCCGAGACCGACGGCTACCTGGTCGGCGTGGCCCAGGACCTGCGCCGTGGCGCGGGGGTGCTGTGCGTGTTCGATGCGGCACGGGTGGGCGCCGGACCGCTGGCGCTGGCCCGGCTTCCCTATCGCACGCCGCACTGCTTTCATGGTAATTTCTTATCTGCATGA
- a CDS encoding sensor histidine kinase — translation MITADKITPRIRSHPLELIPLFRRWPSSPARNIAYTAIWSSLIGLGLTVTQEMFGRSDISFGRMLFYTVVISNLIGFLVHGALQLIERHVPREKAVLFRGAQLLAVGMACVAGIPVGNALLQGRNPLLFFQGGKVMTVLLAFGMLTAVLIVLVLAAGERRMRREADAARQQEQIAAAGRLVAEARLRALQAQIEPHFLYNTLANVVSLIDSQPAKARRMLERFIDYLRASLSASRAEHATLQGELELARAYLDVLGVRLEGRLRWRFEIAPGLEQLPIAPMLLQPLVENAVMHGIEPKLDGGEIVLRAHPDDGLLCIDVCDTGLGLRMLPPRSGGGVGLSNLRERLRQLYGPAASLQLIESPAGGVSARLQLPVLELCATKPTP, via the coding sequence ATGATAACCGCCGACAAAATCACACCGCGCATCCGCAGCCATCCGCTGGAACTCATTCCCCTGTTCCGGCGCTGGCCCTCGTCTCCAGCTCGCAATATCGCCTATACGGCGATCTGGAGCAGCCTGATCGGCCTGGGCCTCACCGTGACGCAGGAAATGTTCGGCCGCTCGGACATCTCGTTCGGACGCATGCTGTTCTACACGGTCGTGATCAGCAACCTGATCGGCTTCCTGGTCCACGGCGCCCTGCAGCTCATCGAGCGCCATGTGCCGCGCGAAAAGGCCGTGCTGTTCCGCGGTGCGCAATTGCTGGCGGTCGGCATGGCCTGCGTGGCCGGCATTCCAGTCGGTAACGCCCTGCTGCAAGGCAGGAACCCCTTGCTCTTTTTCCAGGGCGGGAAGGTCATGACCGTCCTGCTCGCCTTCGGCATGTTGACCGCGGTGCTGATCGTCCTGGTGCTGGCGGCGGGCGAACGCCGCATGCGGCGCGAAGCGGATGCCGCGCGTCAGCAGGAACAGATCGCCGCTGCCGGCAGGCTGGTCGCCGAGGCCCGCCTGCGCGCCCTGCAGGCCCAGATCGAGCCGCACTTCCTGTACAACACGCTGGCCAACGTGGTCAGCCTGATCGACAGCCAGCCGGCCAAGGCCAGGCGCATGCTGGAGCGCTTCATCGACTACCTGCGCGCCAGCCTGTCGGCCAGCCGCGCCGAGCATGCGACCCTGCAGGGTGAGCTCGAGCTGGCGCGCGCCTATCTCGACGTGCTCGGCGTGCGCCTGGAAGGCCGGCTGCGCTGGCGCTTCGAGATCGCGCCCGGCCTGGAGCAGCTGCCGATCGCGCCGATGCTGCTGCAGCCGCTGGTCGAGAACGCGGTCATGCACGGCATCGAACCGAAGCTGGACGGTGGAGAGATCGTATTGCGCGCCCACCCGGACGACGGCCTGCTGTGCATCGACGTGTGCGACACCGGCCTGGGGCTGCGCATGCTGCCTCCCCGCTCCGGCGGCGGCGTCGGCCTGTCCAACCTGCGCGAGCGCCTGCGCCAGCTGTACGGTCCCGCGGCCAGCCTGCAGCTCATCGAAAGCCCCGCCGGCGGCGTCAGCGCGCGCCTGCAGCTTCCCGTCCTGGAATTATGCGCGACCAAGCCCACGCCCTGA
- a CDS encoding LytR/AlgR family response regulator transcription factor, with protein MRDQAHALIADDEPHLLDYLESQLAAAWPELRVTRAANGVQALALIDELAPHVVFLDIQMPGLNGIELAARLCTGSKPPHVVFTTAYDHYTLQAFEHAAFDYLLKPIGLERLSRTVARLKGALATPAPAPATDALQALLRQLGVAAPAPLQWIRAAKGQETRLIAIDEVIYFQSNDKYTSVYLADGESLIRTPLSKLKEQLDPQQFWQIHRGVIVAARHVAGTRTDFRGRLHVRLKGRDEQLVVSRNYVDLFRQM; from the coding sequence ATGCGCGACCAAGCCCACGCCCTGATCGCGGACGACGAGCCGCACCTGCTCGACTACCTGGAGTCGCAACTGGCGGCCGCCTGGCCCGAACTGCGCGTCACGCGCGCCGCCAACGGGGTGCAGGCCCTGGCGCTGATCGACGAACTGGCGCCGCACGTGGTGTTCCTCGACATCCAGATGCCCGGCCTGAACGGCATCGAGCTGGCGGCGCGCCTGTGCACCGGCAGCAAGCCGCCGCATGTGGTGTTCACCACGGCCTACGATCACTATACCCTGCAAGCCTTCGAACACGCGGCGTTTGACTACCTGCTCAAGCCGATCGGGCTGGAACGCCTGTCGCGCACGGTGGCGCGCTTGAAGGGCGCGCTGGCCACACCCGCCCCGGCCCCGGCGACCGACGCCCTGCAGGCCCTGCTGCGCCAGCTGGGCGTGGCCGCGCCCGCCCCGCTGCAATGGATCCGCGCCGCCAAGGGCCAGGAAACGCGCCTGATCGCCATCGACGAAGTGATCTACTTCCAGAGCAACGACAAGTACACCAGCGTGTACCTGGCGGACGGCGAAAGCCTGATCCGCACGCCGCTGAGCAAGCTGAAGGAACAGCTCGACCCGCAGCAGTTCTGGCAGATCCACCGCGGCGTGATCGTCGCCGCGCGCCACGTGGCCGGCACCCGGACCGACTTCCGCGGGCGCCTGCACGTGCGGCTCAAGGGACGCGACGAGCAGCTGGTGGTGAGCCGGAATTACGTGGACCTGTTCAGGCAGATGTAA
- the lpdA gene encoding dihydrolipoyl dehydrogenase, producing MSTVEVKVPNIGDFKDVEVIELLVKPGDTIKVDQSLVTVESDKASMEIPSTNAGVVKEVKVKVGDKVNEGSLLLMVEESGDAAAPAAVPAAAAPGQAVAATAASKPTDSYAPAHPAPAATPSAAPAPGAASYSGPVDIECEMMVLGAGPGGYSAAFRAADLGMNTVLVEKYATLGGVCLNVGCIPSKALLHVAHIMDETAHMADLGVSFAKPDVDIDKLRAYKDGVIKKMTGGLNFMAKARKVNVVQGVGQFLSPNHIEVTAADGSKKVVKFAKAIIAAGSSVVKLPFVPEDPRIVDSTGALELRQVPKRMLVIGGGIIGLEMATVYSTLGARIDVVEMMDGLMQGADREAVKVWQKYNAHRFDNIMLKTKTVGVEALPEGIKVSFEAAEAGATAPEPQLYDLVLVAVGRSPNGKKIAAEKAGVAVTERGFIGVDGQMRTNVPHIFAIGDLVGQPMLAHKAVHEAHVAAEAAHGEKAFFDAKVIPSVAYTDPEVAWVGLTEDEAKQKGVKVEKGHFPWNASGRAVANGREEGFTKLLFDAETKRIIGGTIVGTNAGDMIGEVALAIEMGADGVDIGKTIHPHPTLGESIGMAAEAYKGVCTDLPPARKK from the coding sequence ATGAGCACTGTTGAGGTAAAAGTACCGAACATCGGCGACTTCAAGGACGTCGAAGTCATCGAACTGCTGGTCAAGCCGGGCGACACCATCAAGGTCGACCAGTCGCTGGTGACCGTCGAATCGGACAAGGCCAGCATGGAGATCCCGTCGACGAACGCCGGCGTGGTCAAGGAAGTCAAAGTGAAGGTCGGCGACAAGGTGAACGAAGGTTCGCTGCTGCTGATGGTCGAGGAATCCGGCGACGCCGCCGCACCTGCTGCTGTCCCGGCAGCGGCGGCGCCGGGCCAGGCGGTAGCCGCGACTGCGGCCAGCAAGCCAACCGACTCCTACGCACCGGCCCATCCGGCGCCGGCCGCCACGCCAAGCGCCGCCCCGGCGCCGGGCGCGGCCAGCTACAGCGGCCCGGTCGACATCGAATGCGAAATGATGGTGCTGGGCGCGGGCCCTGGCGGCTACTCGGCCGCCTTCCGCGCCGCCGACCTGGGGATGAACACCGTGCTGGTCGAGAAGTACGCGACCCTGGGCGGCGTCTGCCTGAACGTGGGCTGCATCCCGTCCAAGGCGCTGCTGCACGTGGCGCACATCATGGACGAGACCGCGCACATGGCCGACCTGGGCGTGAGCTTCGCCAAGCCCGACGTCGACATCGACAAGCTGCGCGCCTATAAAGATGGCGTGATCAAGAAGATGACCGGCGGCCTGAACTTCATGGCCAAGGCGCGCAAGGTCAACGTGGTGCAGGGCGTGGGCCAGTTCCTCAGCCCGAACCACATCGAGGTCACGGCAGCCGACGGCAGCAAAAAAGTCGTCAAGTTCGCCAAGGCGATCATCGCCGCCGGTTCCTCGGTGGTGAAGCTGCCCTTCGTGCCGGAAGATCCGCGCATCGTCGACTCGACCGGCGCGCTGGAACTGCGCCAGGTGCCCAAGCGCATGCTGGTGATCGGCGGCGGCATCATCGGCCTGGAAATGGCGACCGTGTACTCGACCCTGGGTGCGCGCATCGACGTGGTCGAGATGATGGACGGCCTGATGCAGGGCGCCGACCGCGAGGCCGTCAAGGTCTGGCAGAAGTACAACGCGCACCGCTTCGACAACATCATGTTGAAGACCAAGACCGTCGGCGTGGAAGCGCTGCCGGAAGGGATCAAGGTCTCGTTCGAAGCGGCCGAAGCCGGCGCCACCGCGCCCGAGCCGCAGCTGTACGACCTGGTGCTGGTGGCCGTGGGCCGCAGCCCGAACGGCAAGAAGATCGCCGCCGAGAAGGCCGGCGTGGCGGTGACCGAGCGCGGCTTCATCGGCGTGGACGGCCAGATGCGCACCAACGTGCCGCACATCTTCGCCATCGGCGACCTGGTGGGCCAGCCGATGCTGGCGCACAAGGCGGTGCACGAGGCCCACGTGGCGGCGGAAGCGGCCCACGGCGAGAAGGCCTTCTTCGACGCCAAGGTGATTCCGTCGGTGGCCTACACCGATCCGGAAGTGGCGTGGGTCGGCCTGACCGAGGACGAAGCCAAGCAGAAGGGCGTCAAGGTCGAGAAGGGCCACTTCCCGTGGAACGCCAGCGGCCGCGCGGTCGCCAACGGCCGCGAAGAGGGCTTCACCAAGCTGCTGTTCGACGCCGAGACCAAGCGCATCATCGGCGGCACCATCGTCGGCACCAATGCCGGCGACATGATCGGCGAAGTGGCGCTGGCGATCGAGATGGGCGCGGACGGCGTGGACATCGGCAAGACCATCCACCCGCACCCGACCCTGGGCGAATCGATCGGCATGGCGGCGGAAGCCTACAAGGGCGTCTGCACCGACCTGCCGCCGGCACGCAAGAAGTAA
- the aceF gene encoding dihydrolipoyllysine-residue acetyltransferase, whose translation MSIVEVKVPDIGDFKEVEVIELMVKPGDTIKVDQSLVTVESDKASMEIPSSHAGVVKEIKVKVGDKVAEGSLVLLLEEAGGVAAAPAAEAAAPAPAAAAAAAEAAPAPAAAPAAAGGIVEVTVPDIGDFKEVEVIELMVKPGDQIKVDQSLITVESDKASMEIPSSHAGTVKELKVKVGDKVAKGSLVLLVESTGGAPAAAAPAAAAPAPAAAAPAAAPAPAAAAPAPAAAAAAPSQGVTGSKAHASPSIRKFARELGVDLARVPGTGPKGRITQQDVQNFVKGVMAAGPTAAAPSKAGSGGGMEVLAWPSLDFSKFGPTETVALPRIKKISGPNLHRNWVMIPHVTHFEDADVTDLEQFRVDSNAALAKQKSTVKLTMLAFVIKASVAALKKFPQFNSSLSEDGASLIVKQYYNIGFAADTPNGLVVPVVKDADKKTISQIAVEMGELSAQARDGKLSPSAMQGATFTISSLGGIGGTAFTPIINAPEVAILGLSKSAMKPVWDGSTFQPRLMLPLSLSYDHRVIDGAGAARFAAYLADVLADLRKTLL comes from the coding sequence ATGAGCATTGTGGAAGTCAAAGTCCCCGATATCGGCGACTTCAAGGAAGTCGAAGTCATTGAACTGATGGTCAAGCCGGGCGACACGATCAAGGTCGACCAGTCGCTGGTCACGGTCGAGTCGGACAAGGCGAGCATGGAAATCCCGTCCAGCCACGCCGGCGTCGTGAAGGAAATCAAAGTGAAGGTCGGCGACAAGGTCGCCGAAGGTTCGCTGGTGCTGCTGCTGGAAGAAGCCGGCGGCGTGGCCGCCGCGCCCGCCGCTGAAGCTGCCGCGCCGGCGCCTGCCGCCGCAGCAGCGGCCGCCGAAGCCGCCCCGGCACCGGCTGCAGCGCCTGCCGCAGCCGGCGGTATCGTCGAAGTCACCGTGCCGGACATCGGCGACTTCAAGGAAGTCGAAGTCATCGAACTGATGGTCAAGCCGGGCGACCAGATCAAGGTCGACCAGTCCCTGATCACGGTCGAATCGGACAAGGCGAGCATGGAGATCCCGTCCAGCCACGCCGGCACCGTGAAGGAACTGAAGGTCAAGGTGGGCGACAAGGTCGCCAAGGGTTCGCTGGTGCTGCTGGTCGAGTCGACCGGCGGCGCGCCGGCCGCCGCCGCACCTGCAGCCGCGGCTCCGGCGCCTGCCGCCGCCGCTCCAGCCGCAGCGCCTGCGCCTGCCGCCGCTGCCCCGGCACCTGCCGCAGCCGCCGCTGCACCAAGCCAAGGCGTCACCGGCTCGAAAGCCCACGCCTCGCCGTCGATCCGCAAGTTCGCCCGCGAACTGGGCGTGGACCTGGCGCGCGTGCCGGGCACCGGCCCGAAAGGCCGCATCACCCAGCAGGACGTGCAGAACTTCGTCAAGGGCGTGATGGCTGCCGGCCCGACCGCCGCGGCTCCGTCGAAAGCCGGTTCGGGCGGCGGCATGGAAGTGCTGGCCTGGCCGTCGCTGGACTTCTCGAAGTTCGGTCCGACCGAAACCGTGGCCCTGCCGCGCATCAAGAAGATCTCGGGCCCGAACCTGCACCGCAACTGGGTCATGATCCCGCACGTGACCCACTTCGAGGACGCCGACGTCACCGACCTGGAGCAGTTCCGCGTCGATTCGAACGCCGCGCTGGCCAAGCAGAAGTCGACCGTCAAGCTGACCATGCTGGCCTTCGTGATCAAGGCCTCGGTTGCGGCACTGAAGAAGTTCCCGCAATTTAATTCGTCGCTGTCGGAAGACGGCGCCAGCCTGATCGTCAAGCAGTACTACAACATCGGCTTCGCGGCCGACACCCCGAACGGCCTGGTGGTCCCGGTCGTGAAGGATGCCGACAAGAAGACCATCTCGCAGATCGCCGTCGAAATGGGCGAGCTCTCCGCACAGGCACGCGACGGCAAGCTGAGCCCGAGCGCGATGCAGGGCGCGACCTTCACCATCTCGTCGCTGGGCGGCATCGGTGGCACGGCCTTCACGCCGATCATCAATGCGCCGGAAGTGGCGATCCTGGGCCTGTCGAAGTCGGCCATGAAGCCGGTGTGGGACGGTTCCACCTTCCAGCCGCGCCTGATGCTGCCGCTGTCGCTGTCCTACGACCACCGCGTGATCGATGGCGCCGGCGCCGCGCGCTTCGCCGCCTACCTGGCGGACGTGCTGGCCGACCTGCGCAAGACCCTTCTGTAA
- the aceE gene encoding pyruvate dehydrogenase (acetyl-transferring), homodimeric type: MSAQLDQLTAQAANDPDTLETQEWLDALEAVIEHEGTERAHYLMERMVDLARRRGAHIPFSSNTAYVNTIPAHLNVNCPGNLEYEERLRSWMRWNAMAMVVKANRADGDLGGHISSFASLANMLGIGFNHFWHAPTEEHGGDLLYIQGHSSPGIYARAFLEGRISEEQLLNFRREVDGKGLSSYPHPKLMPDFWQFPTVSMGLGPLMAIYQARFLKYLHARGIADTEARKVWVFCGDGEMDEPESMGAIGMAARERLDNLVMVVNCNLQRLDGPVRGNGKIIQELEADFRGAGWNVVKVIWGSQWDALLSKDKDGILQRVMMETVDGEYQNYKAKDGAYVRKHFFGKHPELLKMVANMSDDDIWRLTRGGHDPHKIYAAFKNAQENKGSPTVLLVKTVKGFGMGKSGEARNTAHQTKKLDDAAIREMRDRFAIPIPDDKLAEIPFFKPSDDAPEMQYLHERRKALGGYLPQRRAKADEQLTVPPLESFKSVLEPTAEGREISTTQSYVRVITSLLKDPSIGQRIVPILVDESRTFGMEGLFRQIGIFNQQGQLYEPVDRDQVMYYREDKAGQILQEGINEAGGMSSWIAAATSYSSNNRTMIPFYTFYSMFGMQRVGDLVWLAGDIRARGFLMGGTAGRTTLNGEGLQHEDGHSHIIAATVPNCIPYDPTFGHEVAVIIQDGLRRMVQEQEDVFYYITIMNENYAHPGLKPGQEEGILKGMYLLQEGAPLQGGKDEAKRVQLIGCGTILRESIFAAELLKNDWGVDADVWSAPSLTLLARDGQDCERWNMVNPDAEQRVPYVTSLMQNTAGPIVATTDYMRLFAEQIRGFMPKDRTYKVLGTDGFGRSDSRVKLREFFEVNRYYITVASLRALADEGKIDRAVVSQAIQKYGIDQNKPNPVTV, translated from the coding sequence ATGTCAGCTCAACTCGACCAGTTGACGGCACAAGCTGCCAACGACCCCGACACCCTCGAAACCCAGGAATGGCTCGACGCGCTGGAGGCGGTGATCGAACATGAAGGCACCGAGCGCGCCCACTACCTGATGGAGCGCATGGTTGACCTGGCGCGCCGCCGCGGCGCCCACATCCCGTTCTCCAGCAATACCGCCTACGTCAACACCATCCCGGCGCACCTGAACGTGAACTGCCCGGGCAACCTGGAATACGAAGAGCGCCTGCGCTCGTGGATGCGCTGGAACGCGATGGCAATGGTGGTCAAGGCCAACCGCGCCGACGGCGACCTGGGCGGCCACATCTCCTCCTTCGCCTCGCTGGCGAACATGCTGGGCATCGGCTTCAACCACTTCTGGCACGCCCCGACCGAAGAGCACGGCGGCGACCTGCTGTACATCCAGGGCCACTCCTCGCCGGGCATCTACGCGCGCGCGTTCCTGGAAGGCCGCATCTCGGAAGAGCAGCTGCTGAACTTCCGCCGCGAAGTCGACGGCAAGGGCCTGTCGTCCTACCCGCACCCGAAACTGATGCCGGACTTCTGGCAGTTCCCGACCGTGTCGATGGGCCTGGGCCCCCTGATGGCGATCTACCAGGCGCGCTTCCTGAAGTACCTGCACGCACGCGGCATCGCCGACACCGAAGCCCGTAAAGTCTGGGTCTTCTGCGGCGACGGCGAGATGGACGAGCCGGAATCGATGGGTGCGATCGGCATGGCCGCGCGCGAGCGCCTCGACAACCTGGTCATGGTCGTCAACTGCAACCTGCAGCGCCTGGACGGTCCGGTGCGCGGCAACGGCAAGATCATCCAGGAACTGGAAGCCGATTTCCGCGGCGCCGGCTGGAACGTGGTCAAGGTCATCTGGGGCTCGCAGTGGGACGCCCTGCTGTCGAAGGACAAGGACGGCATCCTGCAGCGCGTGATGATGGAAACCGTCGACGGCGAATACCAGAACTACAAGGCCAAGGACGGCGCCTACGTGCGCAAGCACTTCTTCGGCAAGCACCCGGAGCTGCTGAAGATGGTCGCCAACATGAGCGACGACGACATCTGGCGCCTGACGCGCGGCGGCCACGACCCGCACAAGATCTACGCGGCGTTCAAGAACGCCCAGGAAAACAAGGGTTCGCCGACCGTGCTGCTGGTGAAGACCGTCAAGGGCTTCGGCATGGGCAAGTCGGGCGAGGCGCGCAACACCGCGCACCAGACCAAGAAGCTGGACGACGCCGCCATCCGCGAGATGCGCGACCGCTTCGCCATCCCGATCCCGGACGACAAGCTGGCCGAGATCCCGTTCTTCAAGCCGTCCGACGACGCGCCGGAAATGCAGTACCTGCACGAGCGCCGCAAGGCCCTGGGCGGCTACCTGCCGCAGCGCCGTGCCAAGGCCGACGAGCAGCTGACCGTGCCGCCGCTGGAATCGTTCAAGTCGGTCCTCGAGCCGACCGCGGAAGGCCGCGAGATCTCGACCACGCAATCCTACGTGCGCGTCATCACCAGCCTGCTGAAGGACCCGAGCATCGGCCAGCGCATCGTGCCGATCCTGGTCGACGAATCGCGTACCTTCGGCATGGAAGGCCTGTTCCGCCAGATCGGCATCTTCAACCAGCAGGGCCAGCTGTACGAGCCGGTCGACCGCGACCAGGTGATGTACTACCGTGAAGACAAGGCCGGCCAGATCCTGCAGGAAGGTATCAACGAAGCGGGCGGCATGAGCTCGTGGATCGCCGCGGCGACCTCGTACTCGTCGAACAACCGCACCATGATCCCGTTCTACACCTTCTACTCGATGTTCGGCATGCAGCGCGTGGGCGACCTGGTCTGGCTGGCCGGCGACATCCGTGCGCGCGGCTTCCTGATGGGCGGCACCGCCGGCCGCACCACGCTGAACGGCGAAGGCCTGCAGCACGAGGACGGCCACAGCCACATCATCGCGGCCACGGTCCCGAACTGCATCCCTTACGACCCGACCTTCGGCCATGAAGTGGCGGTGATCATCCAGGACGGCCTGCGCCGCATGGTGCAGGAGCAGGAAGATGTGTTCTATTACATCACCATCATGAACGAGAACTACGCTCATCCGGGCCTGAAGCCGGGCCAGGAAGAGGGCATCCTGAAGGGCATGTACCTGCTGCAGGAAGGCGCGCCGCTCCAGGGCGGCAAGGACGAGGCCAAGCGCGTCCAGCTGATCGGTTGCGGCACCATCCTGCGCGAGTCGATCTTCGCCGCCGAGCTGCTGAAGAACGACTGGGGCGTCGATGCGGACGTGTGGTCGGCCCCGTCGCTGACGCTGCTGGCCCGAGACGGCCAGGATTGCGAGCGCTGGAACATGGTCAACCCGGATGCCGAGCAGCGCGTGCCCTACGTGACCTCGCTGATGCAGAACACTGCCGGCCCGATCGTCGCGACCACCGACTACATGCGCCTGTTCGCCGAGCAGATCCGCGGCTTCATGCCGAAGGACCGCACCTACAAGGTGCTGGGCACCGACGGCTTCGGCCGCTCGGATTCGCGCGTCAAGCTGCGTGAGTTCTTCGAGGTGAACCGTTACTACATCACCGTGGCATCGCTGCGCGCACTGGCCGACGAAGGCAAGATCGACCGCGCCGTCGTGAGCCAGGCGATCCAGAAGTACGGCATCGACCAGAACAAGCCGAATCCCGTGACCGTATAA
- the folD gene encoding bifunctional methylenetetrahydrofolate dehydrogenase/methenyltetrahydrofolate cyclohydrolase FolD: MPAQNIDGVLLSQQLRGEIAQRAAKLTAAGRQPGLAVILVGEDPASHVYVRNKVKACGDVGFHSVLEKYDADLSEQALLDRIAALNADPSIHGILVQMPLPKHIDPSKVIEAIATSKDVDGYSVLSAGELVANLPGFRPCTPYGCMKLIETTGIDLRGKHAVVIGRSNTVGKPMALLLLQANATVTICHSATPDLGLYTRQADVVVAAVGRRNTLTADMVKPGAVVIDVGMNRDDAGKLCGDVDYAGVREVASHITPVPGGVGPMTITMLLMNTVESAERVHSSSQNCPSQATGMEPKPGVA, from the coding sequence ATGCCTGCCCAGAACATCGACGGAGTCCTCCTTTCCCAACAACTGCGCGGCGAGATCGCCCAGCGCGCCGCCAAACTCACCGCCGCCGGCCGACAGCCCGGCCTGGCGGTCATCCTGGTCGGCGAGGACCCGGCGAGCCACGTCTACGTGCGCAACAAGGTCAAGGCCTGCGGCGACGTCGGCTTCCACTCGGTGCTGGAAAAGTACGACGCCGACCTGAGCGAGCAGGCCCTGCTGGACCGCATCGCGGCCCTCAACGCCGACCCGAGCATCCACGGGATCCTGGTCCAGATGCCGCTGCCGAAGCACATCGACCCGAGCAAGGTCATCGAGGCGATCGCCACCAGCAAGGACGTCGACGGCTACTCGGTGCTGTCGGCCGGCGAACTGGTCGCCAACCTGCCGGGCTTCCGCCCCTGCACCCCGTACGGTTGCATGAAGCTGATCGAGACCACTGGCATCGACCTGCGCGGCAAGCACGCCGTCGTGATCGGCCGCTCGAACACCGTCGGCAAGCCGATGGCCCTGCTGCTCTTGCAAGCCAACGCCACCGTCACCATCTGCCATAGCGCGACGCCGGACCTGGGCCTGTACACCCGCCAGGCCGACGTCGTGGTCGCCGCCGTCGGCCGCCGCAATACCCTGACCGCCGACATGGTCAAGCCGGGTGCGGTCGTGATCGACGTCGGCATGAACCGCGACGACGCCGGCAAGCTGTGCGGCGACGTGGACTATGCCGGCGTACGCGAAGTCGCATCGCACATCACCCCGGTGCCGGGCGGCGTCGGTCCGATGACGATCACCATGCTGTTGATGAACACCGTGGAGTCCGCGGAACGCGTGCACTCCAGTAGCCAGAACTGCCCCAGCCAGGCAACGGGAATGGAACCGAAGCCCGGCGTGGCCTGA